In a single window of the Rhopalosiphum padi isolate XX-2018 chromosome 1, ASM2088224v1, whole genome shotgun sequence genome:
- the LOC132918195 gene encoding UDP-glucosyltransferase 2-like has protein sequence MVNGLYSSAVLTLVLLIAACQWVPLAEGARILAVQTVGAKSHWNFMSEVLRSLTDAGHSVTVFTPFPDGDRENYTEVDMSKEFPVKRDLNLERIMEIYSRPVTYFYMLTVLDSMCCDAVYRNREFDKLVHGGGDDSDWKFDLIIMEPRSLDCTSYLANALNLPIIYTIPTPMMTVAERSFTGHLSNPASVSHIMALHAVPKTFVQRFVNVALLVYSTLRTKYDGWIMKMTYPKRYQLSPKVNPAVIFLNSHYITEASRPVPPNLIEVGGIHLKPKSKIPKDILDFIDESPNGVIYFTFGSTVKLSTLPVHIEKTFKQVFNNVSQRVLWKYESEMKDKPDNVMIKKWFPQRDILLHPKVKLFISHGGISGLYEAVDSGVPVLGFPLFYDQTRNIDNLVNARMAIALDLMAVTEEVLLNAISEIINNEKYTINAKITSERFKDRPITPQQSVVFWTEYVIRHKGAPHLKSHALNLTWYQYFLLDVISVILIFTSLVLFITYKVLKLICKYALKYKHSHKVKSA, from the exons GAATATTGGCCGTACAAACAGTCGGAGCCAAAAGTCACTGGAACTTCATGAGCGAAGTGCTCCGATCGTTGACGGACGCCGGTCACAGTGTTACCGTGTTCACGCCGTTTCCAGATGGCGATCGGGAAAACTATACGGAAGTGGACATGTCGAAAGAATTCCCAGTGAAAAGAGATCTGAATCTGGAACGGATAATGGAGATATACAGCCGACCGGTCACCTACTTCTACATGTTGACAGTCTTGGACAGCATGTGCTGCGATGCGGTCTACAGAAACCGAGAGTTCGACAAGCTCGTACATGGCGGTGGTGATGACTCCGACTGGAAGTTCGACTTGATCATCATGGAACCTCGGTCCCTAGACTGTACGTCGTACTTGGCAAACGCGTTAAACTTGCCAATTATATATACGATACCGACACCCATGATGACTGTCGCCGAACGTTCTTTTACCGGACACTTATCGAACCCCGCTAGCGTCTCGCATATTATGGCATTACATGCTGTGCCCAAAACATTCGTCCAGAGGTTCGTCAATGTGGCCTTGTTGGTGTACAGTACGCTGAGGACGAAGTATGATGGTTGGATTATGAAAATGACTTATCCTAAGCGGTACCAATTGTCACCAAAAGTAAACCCGGCAGTTATCTTTCTGAACAGCCATTATATAACCGAAGCTTCGAGGCCCGTACCACCTAATCTCATCGAGGTAGGCGGAATACACTTGAAACCTAAAAGTAAAATACCAAAA GACATATTAGATTTCATCGATGAATCACCAAAcggtgtaatttattttacatttggtTCGACTGTTAAGCTATCGACGTTACCAGTACATAtcgaaaaaacatttaaacaagtatttaataatgtttcccAGAGAGTTTTGTGGAAATACGAAAGCGAAATGAAGGACAAACCGGACAACgtgatgataaaaaaatggtttCCTCAACGAGATATACTAT tGCACCCGAAAGTCAAGTTGTTTATTAGTCACGGTGGTATATCCGGATTGTATGAAGCAGTAGATAGTGGTGTCCCTGTACTCGGATTTCCTTTGTTCTATGACCAGACGAGAAACATAGACAATTTAGTTAACGCCCGAATGGCAATTGCCTTGGACCTGATGGCTGTCACCGAAGAAGTGTTATTAAATGCAATATCGGAAATCATCAATAATGAAAA GTACACCATAAATGCAAAAATCACTTCCGAACGATTCAAAGATCGACCGATTACACCACAACAATCGGTGGTATTTTGGACTGAGTATGTCATTCGTCATAAAGGTGCACCACATTTGAAATCTCACGCCTTGAACTTGACGTGgtatcaatattttctattgGATGTGATttctgtaatattaatttttacttctcTGGTCttgtttattacttataaagtattaaaacttATTTGCAAGTACGCATTGAAATATAAACACAGCCATAAAGTTAA